A single region of the Gossypium arboreum isolate Shixiya-1 chromosome 12, ASM2569848v2, whole genome shotgun sequence genome encodes:
- the LOC108478942 gene encoding transcription factor MYB102-like, whose protein sequence is MGRAPCCDKTGLKKGPWTPEEDLKLTNYIQIHGPGNWRTLPKNAGLERCGKSCRLRWANYLRPDIKRGRFSFEEEETIIQLHSILGNKWSAIAARLPGRTDNEIKNYWNTHIRKRLLRNGIDPVTHAPRLDMLDLSSILTSTLCNQSLLNASNLLGAQPLLNPQLLRLANTLLSLKQENPDILVQYLHKNQLSNSQQHLVPSSLQPSQLQVQSTIQNDSTCTTSTPIPSTWALNQIELMQNNATGISSNMKSFSCPDTQETLTSTLTNACASLPKYVHCSPNPTDPFISENSNVQSVGGSQMFSFDSVRSTPIRSPSPLNSPSTFINSSSSVDDERESFSSLLKFEIPDSLDISDFM, encoded by the exons ATGGGGAGAGCACCTTGCTGTGACAAAACTGGCCTCAAGAAAGGTCCATGGACTCCCGAGGAAGATCTTAAGCTTACTAATTATATTCAGATTCATGGCCCTGGAAACTGGCGTACCCTCCCTAAGAATGCTG GTCTCGAAAGATGTGGAAAGAGCTGCCGTCTCAGATGGGCAAACTACCTTAGACCTGATATCAAGAGAGGAAGGTTTTcctttgaagaagaagaaaccaTAATTCAACTTCACAGTATCTTGGGCAACAA GTGGTCAGCTATTGCCGCTCGTTTGCCAGGAAGGACGGACAATGAAATCAAGAACTACTGGAACACGCATATCAGGAAAAGGCTTCTAAGAAATGGAATAGATCCAGTGACGCATGCTCCACGCCTTGATATGCTTGACCTTTCCTCCATTCTCACCTCAACTTTGTGCAACCAATCTCTTCTCAATGCGTCAAACTTGTTAGGTGCACAACCTCTCCTAAACCCACAACTGCTACGGCTAGCTAATACTCTCTTATCTTTGAAACAAGAGAACCCAGATATACTTGTGCAATATCTCCACAAAAACCAGCTCTCTAATTCTCAGCAACATCTGGTTCCCAGCTCCTTACAACCAAGTCAGCTTCAAGTTCAATCCACCATCCAAAATGATTCCACATGCACCACATCTACTCCCATTCCTAGTACTTGGGCGCTAAACCAAATAGAACTCATGCAAAACAATGCAACAGGGATTTCTTCCAATATGAAAAGCTTCAGTTGCCCAGATACCCAAGAAACATTGACTTCTACTTTAACTAATGCCTGTGCTTCGCTTCCAAAATATGTGCACTGTAGTCCAAATCCGACAGATCCCTTTATATCTGAGAATTCTAACGTCCAATCAGTAGGGGGCAGCCAGATGTTTAGCTTTGATTCTGTGAGGTCAACGCCAATAAGAAGTCCATCTCCGTTGAATTCACCGTCAACATTCATCAACAGCAGCAGCAGTGTCGATGACGAGAGAGAAAGCTTCAGCAGCTTGCTCAAGTTTGAAATTCCTGATAGTTTGGATATCAGTGATTTTATGTAA
- the LOC108477045 gene encoding plant UBX domain-containing protein 10-like → MSLTIRGSAKARDQPTCNGFFCRMVCLPKCIFGGFSRVTGRRNQYQPSELQLQHPQLLQPPVVPEDWAFLVSFEQQYGTTHPFFYACSFMQALKIAEDEHKLMFMYLHSPEHPFTPSFCSRTLSSELVVQFLDANFVCWGAIADRGEGLQMAATLQPASFPFCAVIAPAAGNNMAVLQQMEGPIDPAELVEILQRTMEEQGSAFGTTVRGREEEHMRARIKEEERIKARAKEQEKLRADRQLREEQDAAYFVALQRDQEKENLRNARAQKSIEASNQTNYQNPGQMHREKQLGKPRQSSSVGEAQYKETTTHGKDTQILIRFPGGERREHNFSCIDKILSIYRYIDSLGLPGIANYRLISSFPRRLYSFDQMGMTLKDAGLHPRASLFVELL, encoded by the exons ATGTCCTTGACAATAAGAGGCAGCGCGAAAGCAAGAGACCAACCCACTTGCAATGGGTTTTTTTGTCGGATGGTATGCCTTCCCAAATGCATATTTGGAGGGTTTTCAAGGGTAACGGGTAGAAGAAACCAATACCAGCCATCGGAATTACAGTTGCAACATCCACAACTGCTACAGCCCCCAGTTGTTCCCGAAGACTGGGCTTTTTTGGTTAGTTTTGAACAGCAATATGGTACCACACATCCATTTTTCTATGCATGTAGTTTTATGCAGGCTCTAAAGATAGCAGAGGATGAGCACAAGCTAATGTTCATGTATCTACACTCCCCAGAACATCCCTTCACTCCCTCATTTTGTTCGAGGACTTTGAGTTCAGAGTTGGTAGTTCAATTTCTTGACGCAAATTTTGTGTGCTGGGGAGCAATCGCAGATAGAGGAGAAGGTTTACAAATGGCCGCAACTCTACAGCCTGCTAGCTTCCCTTTCTGTGCAGTAATTGCCCCAGCTGCGGGCAACAACATGGCAGTGCTGCAACAG ATGGAGGGCCCGATTGATCCAGCTGAATTGGTTGAGATTCTACAAAGGACAATGGAAGAGCAAGGGTCAGCTTTTGGCACTACTGTAAGAGGAAGGGAGGAAGAACATATGAGGGCAAGGATTAAGGAAGAGGAAAGGATAAAGGCTAGGGCTAAGGAGCAAGAAAAGTTGAGGGCTGATCGTCAGTTGCGAGAAGAACAAGATGCTGCATATTTTGTTGCTTTACAGAGAGACCAA GAAAAGGAAAATCTGAGGAATGCAAGAGCTCAAAAATCAATAGAAGCTTCCAATCAAACAAATTATCAGAACCCCGGACAGATGCATAGAGAGAAACAACTAGGTAAACCAAGGCAGAGCTCATCTGTTGGAGAAGCTCAGTACAAAGAAACAACTACTCATGGGAAAGATACTCAG ATATTAATTCGTTTTCCTGGTGGTGAAAGAAGAGAGCACAACTTTTCTTGCATAGATAAGATCCTCTCAATTTACAGATACATAGATTCATTAGGACTGCCCGGAATTGCAAATTACAGATTAATATCAAGCTTCCCAAGAAGATTATATAGTTTTGATCAAATGGGAATGACTTTGAAAGATGCTGGTCTACATCCTAGAGCAAGCCTGTTCGTGGAGCTTCTTTGA